In a genomic window of Bubalus bubalis isolate 160015118507 breed Murrah chromosome 17, NDDB_SH_1, whole genome shotgun sequence:
- the LOC102395010 gene encoding 2'-5'-oligoadenylate synthase 3, with the protein MKKLRKTQANKLDEFIEDHLLPHKEFRRQVNEAIDIICTFLKETCFQEAAHSFRVSKVVKGGSSGKGTTLKDLSDADLVVFLTNFTSFQENFKHRVRFIKEIRRQLEACQRKKKLEVEFEVQKQRKRKRRALSFVLRSPLFCQGVKFDVLPAFDALAKYSQSQGISVFVLCQGFFLSFFLFFHGFEQKSPSVQEPFKTSRQHREEILVSQSKIISHHDNIKQQIGTNSGNEMMTRSDKNRIWGSKRERWGSEDFHRQGDKKDKRGDRSHHPCGPLCGPGILSKGPRKQEVDGSGLKGSVWAVEDPGRRVPPPLLSPAQVTEDYKPNPQIYVQLIQECENLRREGEFSPCFTELQRAFLKERPAKLKSLIRLVKHWYQQCKKRHGKKLPSQYALELLTIYAWEQDGSKTKFRTAEGFRTVLELVLKHQDLCIYWKKYYDFENPIITQCLKRQLEKPRPVILDPADPTGNVAGREPQRWQLLAQEVTVWLRYSCCKNLDGTPVSTWNVPVTPPHYLPDLKLMLLLFVAALNVSSYTEFFCFAFADHDKESSRASMEGTYSAEGPSYCPPVTQTHTSTSATTLKVGVGSSANPSCDDDPRCRQQRRLKLTGSGSSSAASGSPVPSVMMKLSHTPAESLDKFIEVHLLPNEEFRTQVKQAIDIICTFLKERCFQCAPHRVRVSKVVKGGSSGKGTTLRGRSDADLVVFLTNLTSFRKQLERREEFIEEIRRQLEAFQGNETFEVKFEAQKRPWEIPRALSFVLRFPKLDQEVEFDVLPAFDALGQLTKGYRPDPQIYVQLIQECENQRKEGEFSPCFTELQRDFLRNRPTKLKSLIRLVKHWYQLCKEHENNLPPQYALELLTVYAWEQGSAKPEFSTAQGFRTVLELILKHQDLCIYWKKYYDTENSFIRQYLKRQLAKPRPVILDPADPTGNVAGREPQRWHQLAHEVRYWLSYSCCKNLNGMPVSTWNVPVRTPDFFM; encoded by the exons ATGAAGAAACTCAGAAAAACCCAAGCCAACAAACTGGATGAGTTCATCGAAGACCACCTCCTGCCACACAAGGAGTTCCGAAGGCAGGTCAATGAAGCCATTGACATCATCTGCACTTTCCTGAAGGAGACGTGCTTCCAAGAGGCCGCCCACTCTTTTCGGGTGTCCAAAGTTGTGAAG GGCGGCTCCTCAGGCAAAGGCACGACCCTCAAGGACCTCTCAGATGCTGACCTCGTCGTCTTCCTCACCAATTTCACAAGTTTTCAGGAGAACTTTAAGCACCGAGTAAGATTCATCAAGGAAATTAGGAGACAGTTGGAAGCctgtcaaagaaagaaaaaacttgaaGTGGAGTTTGAGGTCCAGAAGCAGCGAAAGAGGAAGCGGCGTGCTCTCAGCTTCGTGCTGAGATCCCCCTTGTTCTGCCAGGGGGTAAAGTTTGATGTCCTGCCCGCCTTTGATGCCCTGGCTAAGTACTCCCAGTCACAAGGTATTTCAGTCTTTGTCCTATGTCAgggattctttctttctttctttcttttttttcatggttttgaGCAGAAATCTCCCTCAGTTCAAGAGCCTTTTAAAACATCCCGTCAACACAGGGAGGAGATCTTAGTATCTCAGAGCAAGATAATTAGCCACCATGACAATATTAAACAGCAAATTGGTACAAATTCGGG GAATGAGATGATGACTCGCTCTGACAAAAACCGAATATGGGGATCCAAAAGAGAGAGGTGGGGATCAGAGGACTTTCACAGACAGGGTGACAAGAAAG ACAAAAGAGGAGATAGGTCTCACCATCCGTGTGGGCCACTTTGCGGACCTGGAATTTTATCCAAAGGTCCTAGGAAGCAAGAAGTGGACGGATCAGGTTTAAAGGGCTCTGTATGGGCTGTGGAGGATCCAGGGAGGAGGGTGCCACCACCTCTGCTGAGTCCAG CTCAGGTGACTGAAGATTACAAACCTAACCCTCAAATCTACGTCCAGCTCATCCAAGAGTGCGAGAACCTGAGGAGAGAGGGTGAGTTCTCCCCCTGCTTCACGGAGTTGCAGAGAGCCTTCCTGAAGGAGCGTCCGGCCAAGCTGAAGAGCCTCATCCGCCTGGTGAAGCACTGGTACCAACAG tGTAAGAAGAGACATGGGAAAAAACTGCCCTCACAGTATGCCCTGGAGTTGCTAACTATCTATGCCTGGGAGCAGGACGGCTCTAAAACAAAATTCAGGACAGCTGAAGGATTTCGGACTGTTTTGGAGTTAGTCCTGAAGCATCAGGACCTCTGCATCTACTGGAAAAAGTATTATGACTTTGAAAACCCTATTATTACACAATGCCTGAaaagacaactggaaaaaccaag GCCTGTGATTCTGGACCCGGCTGACCCGACTGGAAATGTGGCTGGTAGAGAGCCACAGAGGTGGCAGCTGCTGGCACAGGAGGTTACAGTCTGGCTGAGGTATTCGTGCTGTAAGAACTTGGATGGGACGCCAGTGAGCACCTGGAACGTGCCAGTGACACCTCCTCATTACTTACCTGACCTGAAATTGATG CTCCTGCTCTTTGTCGCTGCTCTCAATGTGTCTTCATACACTGAATTTTTCTGTTTCGCATTTGCGGACCACGACAAGGAATCTAGCAGAGCCTCAATGGAGGGAACATACTCGGCTGAGGGTCCCAGCTACTGCCCTCC AGTGACCCAGACCCACACAAGCACCTCTGCCACCACCCTCAAGGTAGGTGTGGGCTCTTCAGCAAATCCTAGCTGTGATGATGACCCGAG ATGCAGGCAGCAGAGGAGACTGAAGCTCACAGGTTCAGGCAGCAGCTCCGCCGCCTCTGGCTCTCCAGTCCCCAGTGTCATGATGAAGCTCAGCCATACCCCGGCTGAGTCTCTAGACAAGTTCATCGAAGTCCACCTCCTGCCAAACGAGGAGTTCCGCACGCAGGTCAAACAAGCCATCGACATCATCTGCACTTTCCTGAAGGAGAGGTGTTTCCAATGTGCCCCTCACAGAGTTCGGGTGTCCAAAGTTGTGAAG GGTGGCTCCTCAGGCAAAGGCACAACCCTCAGGGGACGATCAGATGCTGACCTCGTCGTCTTCCTCACCAATCTCACAAGTTTTCGGAAACAGCTTGAGCGCCGAGAAGAATTCATAGAAGAAATCAGAAGACAGCTGGAAGCCTTTCAAGGAAACGAAACATTTGAAGTGAAGTTTGAGGCCCAGAAACGGCCGTGGGAGATTCCCCGTGCTCTCAGCTTTGTGCTGAGGTTCCCCAAGCTCGACCAGGAGGTGGAGTTCGATGTCCTGCCCGCCTTTGATGCCCTGG GTCAGTTGACCAAAGGTTACAGACCTGACCCTCAAATCTACGTCCAGCTCATCCAAGAGTGTGAGAACCAGAGGAAAGAGGGCGAGTTCTCCCCCTGCTTCACAGAGCTGCAGCGAGACTTCCTGAGGAATCGTCCAACCAAGCTGAAGAGCCTCATCCGCCTGGTGAAGCACTGGTACCAACTG TGTAAGGAGCATGAGAATAACCTGCCCCCACAGTATGCCCTGGAGCTGCTGACCGTCTATGCCTGGGAACAGGGAAGCGCAAAACCAGAATTCAGCACAGCTCAGGGATTTCGGACTGTTTTGGAGTTAATCCTGAAGCATCAGGACCTCTGCATCTACTGGAAAAAGTATTATGACACTGAAAACTCTTTTATTAGACAATACCTGAAGAGACAACTTGCAAAACCCAG GCCTGTGATTCTGGACCCGGCTGACCCGACTGGAAATGTGGCTGGTAGAGAGCCACAGAGGTGGCACCAGCTGGCACACGAGGTTAGATACTGGCTGAGCTATTCGTGCTGTAAGAACTTGAATGGGATGCCAGTGAGCACCTGGAACGTGCCGGTGAGAACTCCTGATTTCTTCATGTGA